A genomic region of Caldicellulosiruptor acetigenus contains the following coding sequences:
- a CDS encoding B12-binding domain-containing radical SAM protein, with the protein MKKGILNFSTLNFALTLPRLAVLCPPDVEVKIVDDQIEDIPYDEPVDLVGLTGETPHASRAYEIAAEFRRRGIPVIMGGPHATLMPEEALQHVDAVAIGECEEIFGQIIEDARRGQLKRMYQAPAKPSLEHLPPPRLDLLKGKRYLPITAVETSRGCPFACSFCMVRYMYGRGVRHRPIEEVIADIQRAPTKLIFFTDDNVVGDPEYAKELFRTMIPLKKWWIAQASINMAYDSELLDLARRSGCKGVFVGIESVSQASLQEANKYQNQVTRYREVISTFHKYGILVEAGMVTGFDNEDTSIFPQTFEMLMDIGVDLVSFKILTPYPGTEFFKEMEQAGRILTYNWELYDGEHVTYQPARMTPEELQAGHDWLRRKFYSSSPILKRLFKVSRHPLMLLFSAAVNTAFHFIE; encoded by the coding sequence ATGAAAAAAGGGATCCTTAACTTTTCCACTCTCAACTTTGCTCTTACCTTACCACGACTGGCTGTGTTGTGTCCACCTGATGTAGAAGTCAAGATTGTAGATGACCAAATAGAGGATATCCCCTATGATGAGCCAGTAGATCTTGTAGGACTTACTGGAGAAACACCTCATGCATCAAGAGCTTATGAAATTGCTGCTGAATTCCGACGACGAGGCATACCTGTTATCATGGGGGGACCTCATGCTACCTTAATGCCCGAAGAAGCTCTTCAGCATGTGGATGCTGTAGCCATAGGCGAATGTGAAGAAATCTTTGGACAGATAATTGAAGATGCCAGACGTGGTCAACTCAAGAGAATGTACCAAGCACCAGCAAAACCTTCTCTTGAGCATCTTCCCCCACCTCGCTTAGATTTACTTAAAGGCAAAAGGTACCTTCCAATAACTGCTGTGGAAACATCACGAGGCTGTCCATTTGCTTGCAGTTTCTGTATGGTACGTTACATGTACGGGCGAGGTGTGAGACACAGACCTATAGAAGAGGTAATTGCCGATATTCAGCGAGCTCCAACTAAACTTATATTTTTCACTGATGACAATGTAGTGGGCGATCCTGAATATGCCAAGGAGCTTTTCCGAACAATGATTCCCTTGAAAAAGTGGTGGATTGCACAGGCAAGTATTAATATGGCTTATGATTCTGAGCTTCTTGACCTGGCCCGACGAAGTGGGTGCAAAGGAGTGTTTGTTGGAATAGAGTCTGTATCTCAGGCAAGTCTTCAAGAAGCTAATAAATATCAAAACCAGGTTACTCGTTACCGAGAGGTTATCTCTACTTTTCATAAATACGGGATTCTGGTAGAAGCAGGAATGGTGACAGGATTTGATAACGAAGATACCTCTATTTTCCCTCAAACATTTGAGATGTTGATGGATATAGGAGTGGATCTTGTGAGCTTTAAGATTCTCACACCATATCCTGGGACGGAATTTTTCAAAGAGATGGAACAGGCTGGACGAATACTTACATATAATTGGGAACTGTATGATGGAGAACATGTGACATATCAACCAGCACGTATGACACCTGAAGAGCTCCAAGCAGGTCATGATTGGCTTCGCAGAAAATTTTACTCATCTTCTCCTATCCTAAAAAGATTATTCAAGGTATCCAGACATCCACTAATGCTTCTGTTTTCAGCTGCAGTGAATACAGCCTTTCATTTTATTGAATGA
- a CDS encoding ECF transporter S component: MTQNFKVNVKLLTRTALLLALTIIVQFLRMPQLITGSIVNAMLIISTGIVGILSGISIGLLTPIIAVIVGIMGFPALIPFIMIGNILYVIFYSFLKQKVIGIIIGSIIKFLWLAVSVKYILRWFGVKVPTKIIQMFTLPQLATALIGGIIGIVIVKVLDNYLKKART; this comes from the coding sequence ATGACTCAAAACTTCAAAGTAAATGTAAAATTATTGACGAGGACTGCTTTATTGCTTGCTCTGACAATAATTGTGCAGTTTTTAAGGATGCCCCAACTGATAACAGGGTCTATAGTGAATGCTATGCTAATAATATCTACTGGGATTGTAGGTATATTGTCAGGTATTTCTATAGGATTATTGACACCTATAATAGCAGTAATAGTGGGGATTATGGGTTTTCCGGCTCTTATTCCTTTCATAATGATTGGTAATATTTTGTACGTTATATTTTATTCTTTTTTGAAGCAGAAGGTAATAGGAATTATTATAGGAAGTATTATTAAGTTTTTGTGGCTTGCAGTATCTGTGAAGTATATTCTTCGCTGGTTTGGTGTCAAAGTACCTACAAAAATTATTCAGATGTTTACATTACCTCAATTGGCAACAGCTCTCATTGGAGGTATAATTGGCATAGTTATAGTGAAGGTTTTGGATAATTATCTTAAGAAAGCCCGCACCTAA
- a CDS encoding IS1182 family transposase: MARKHDKVVFKNYSPYQYLMPIDPEAFIPQNHLVRVIDKIIDKIDISTVMEKYKGGGTSSYHPLMLLKVLIYAYIQGIYSSRKIARALRENITFMWLSKYQAPDFRTINRFRKEILGDAIENIFAEVVKLLIELGYVNFDYYYLDGTKVEANANKYSFVWAKSTRTFEKKLREKVKNIIEEIEKINEEEDKALGDLDVKLEADYDSKQLEEKIEQINQKLEEAEFKSKRKEKRVKKLVKVLKNDCVLRLKKYENYEAILNGRNSFSKTDNDATFMRMKEDHMKNGMLKPGYNVQIGTQNRFVIGFSIHQSPTDTVCLKEHLELVEKITGHKPKNLVADSGYGSEENYLHLKECGINSYIKYNTFDIEQTRRFKKDIFNVKNWEYIAEEDAYVCPAGKKAKYLYPKISANERGFVSYEKVYQCEEICNGCEYREKCYKGKRWKKRFSIRPRLEKLKEEVRQRLLSEEGKEIYEKRKIEVETVFGIIKNNKGFRRFLLRGMKGVKLEWGLVCIAYNIEKLAKIIIEGWSKTATQPSFCLLYSSILVFSSIKCPILVIKNYCFGTAPFMLLCPNLFHKIPNKNELFVLTTRWA; the protein is encoded by the coding sequence ATGGCTCGTAAACATGATAAAGTTGTCTTCAAAAATTACAGCCCATACCAATATTTAATGCCTATCGACCCAGAAGCTTTTATACCTCAAAATCATTTGGTCAGAGTAATTGATAAAATCATTGATAAGATAGATATATCAACCGTAATGGAAAAGTACAAAGGTGGTGGTACAAGTAGTTACCATCCACTGATGTTATTAAAAGTTTTAATCTATGCTTACATACAAGGTATTTATTCATCAAGAAAAATAGCTCGGGCTTTACGTGAAAACATTACTTTTATGTGGCTCTCAAAATATCAAGCTCCTGATTTTAGGACTATCAACAGATTTAGAAAAGAAATTTTGGGGGATGCAATTGAAAATATCTTTGCCGAGGTGGTTAAACTCCTTATAGAGTTAGGATATGTAAACTTCGACTATTACTATCTCGATGGGACAAAAGTTGAAGCCAATGCGAACAAGTATTCTTTTGTTTGGGCTAAAAGTACAAGAACTTTCGAAAAGAAGTTAAGAGAAAAAGTGAAAAACATAATCGAAGAGATTGAAAAAATAAATGAAGAGGAAGATAAAGCATTGGGAGATTTAGATGTAAAGTTAGAAGCTGACTATGATAGCAAGCAGTTAGAAGAAAAGATTGAGCAAATAAATCAAAAACTTGAGGAGGCTGAGTTTAAAAGCAAAAGAAAAGAAAAAAGAGTAAAGAAGCTGGTAAAGGTACTGAAAAATGATTGTGTCCTCAGACTCAAGAAGTATGAGAATTATGAAGCAATTTTAAATGGCAGGAACAGTTTCTCTAAGACAGACAATGACGCCACATTCATGAGGATGAAGGAAGACCATATGAAAAATGGGATGCTAAAACCTGGGTATAATGTGCAAATCGGCACACAGAACCGATTTGTGATAGGTTTTAGCATCCACCAAAGTCCCACAGACACTGTCTGTCTAAAGGAACACCTTGAGCTTGTGGAGAAGATAACAGGCCACAAGCCCAAGAACCTTGTAGCAGACAGTGGCTATGGGTCTGAAGAAAACTACCTTCATCTGAAAGAATGTGGCATAAATAGCTACATTAAGTATAACACATTTGACATAGAGCAGACAAGAAGATTTAAGAAGGATATTTTTAATGTAAAGAACTGGGAGTACATAGCTGAAGAAGATGCCTATGTTTGTCCTGCTGGTAAGAAGGCTAAATATTTATATCCGAAGATAAGTGCAAATGAGAGAGGATTTGTAAGTTATGAGAAGGTATATCAATGTGAAGAGATTTGTAATGGCTGTGAATACAGAGAAAAATGTTATAAAGGTAAAAGATGGAAGAAGAGATTTAGTATAAGACCTAGGTTAGAGAAATTGAAGGAAGAGGTAAGGCAAAGGCTATTGAGTGAAGAAGGCAAAGAGATTTACGAAAAAAGGAAGATAGAAGTTGAGACAGTATTTGGGATAATAAAGAACAATAAAGGGTTTAGGAGATTCCTGCTCAGGGGTATGAAGGGTGTAAAGCTTGAGTGGGGTTTGGTTTGTATTGCCTATAACATAGAAAAATTAGCGAAGATAATAATAGAGGGCTGGAGTAAAACTGCCACCCAACCCTCTTTTTGTTTGCTATATAGTTCAATATTGGTATTTAGTAGCATCAAATGCCCGATTCTGGTTATTAAAAATTATTGTTTTGGGACAGCCCCTTTTATGCTGCTTTGTCCAAATTTATTTCACAAAATACCGAACAAAAATGAACTTTTTGTATTAACAACCAGATGGGCATAA
- a CDS encoding helix-turn-helix domain-containing protein produces the protein MEMRDIQHQEEEIERVTYTINEIAKILGISYKLAARLVHMKGFPKIQIGRRIVIPKQLFLDWLKNNPEIKI, from the coding sequence ATGGAAATGAGAGATATTCAACATCAGGAAGAAGAAATTGAAAGAGTTACTTATACCATAAACGAAATTGCTAAAATATTAGGTATAAGCTACAAATTGGCTGCAAGATTAGTCCATATGAAAGGTTTTCCAAAAATCCAAATTGGTCGTCGCATAGTTATTCCGAAACAATTATTTTTGGACTGGCTAAAAAACAATCCAGAAATAAAGATATAA
- a CDS encoding helix-turn-helix domain-containing protein translates to MEIINLQKQREEIKKATYNIEEIAKLLGVSYKLASKLVHSKGFPKIQIGRRILVPKDLFWDWLKTNPEIKI, encoded by the coding sequence ATGGAAATAATAAATCTTCAGAAGCAAAGAGAAGAAATTAAAAAAGCAACTTATAACATCGAAGAAATTGCAAAACTGCTGGGCGTGAGTTATAAATTAGCTTCTAAATTGGTTCATTCAAAGGGATTTCCAAAGATACAAATAGGACGCAGAATACTTGTCCCGAAAGATTTGTTCTGGGACTGGCTTAAAACCAATCCTGAGATAAAAATTTAA
- a CDS encoding FmdB family zinc ribbon protein: MFYTFVCNSCQEVFEIKASISEISNGLKVSCPKCASNDVTRDYSKINIGLSAGSGAKSSSCSTCSGSKGCCGS; encoded by the coding sequence ATGTTTTACACATTCGTTTGCAACAGCTGCCAAGAAGTTTTTGAAATAAAAGCGTCCATTTCAGAAATCTCGAACGGTCTTAAAGTCAGCTGTCCAAAATGTGCGTCAAATGACGTCACAAGAGATTATTCAAAAATAAATATTGGGCTATCTGCAGGAAGCGGTGCAAAAAGCAGCAGCTGCAGCACCTGTTCAGGTTCTAAAGGCTGCTGTGGAAGCTAA
- a CDS encoding ferritin, which translates to MRSEKILEMLNEQLNRELFSAYFYTAMEAYFASQNLDGFAHFFMVQTKEELDHARLIFDYINKIGGRVILKELKQPKIDYSSPTEVFELALSHERFITSSIHEIAKAALEEKDLTTHNFLQWFINEQAEEEETMDKILRKLKFIKEDPSGLLFLDKELSTRVYTPPSILQEN; encoded by the coding sequence ATGAGAAGTGAAAAAATCCTTGAGATGTTAAATGAACAGTTAAACAGAGAACTATTCTCAGCATACTTTTATACAGCAATGGAAGCGTATTTTGCTTCACAAAATTTAGATGGTTTTGCTCACTTTTTTATGGTCCAGACAAAAGAAGAGCTCGACCATGCAAGATTGATATTTGACTATATAAACAAAATAGGTGGAAGAGTAATTTTAAAAGAGTTAAAACAGCCAAAAATAGATTATTCTTCGCCTACAGAAGTTTTTGAACTTGCACTTTCACATGAACGGTTTATAACCTCTTCTATCCATGAGATTGCAAAGGCAGCTTTGGAAGAGAAAGACCTTACCACCCACAACTTTTTGCAATGGTTTATAAACGAACAAGCTGAGGAAGAAGAAACAATGGACAAGATTTTAAGAAAGCTGAAATTCATAAAAGAAGACCCAAGTGGACTTCTGTTCTTGGATAAAGAACTTTCAACAAGAGTGTACACACCACCTTCTATCTTGCAGGAAAATTAA
- a CDS encoding Rossmann-like and DUF2520 domain-containing protein: MKIGFYGASKAGISLALYFKEHGLEITGFYNRTYEKAIKASYMTATQVFTNPEELVDASDVIFIAISDTFIEEVSKNLYSSHLSQKVIGHLSGALTSDAIKTECRGKFSLHPIQTLRGQPEDVQFLKEAIFSLEGDDEGKKVAKIILQKIGNKYIELKKEDKVVYHLAATVASNYLVALLNFSYSLYKKIGLNDEAIFSIIKPLSSASLENFLKDRLNCLTGPAARGDVLTLQKHYNALPDEKKTTFLELLKLAADLIFEKGDKSVCEKLQQFINVKGGEKNEQGDNQDAF, translated from the coding sequence GTGAAAATAGGCTTTTATGGGGCTTCAAAAGCTGGAATTTCTCTTGCGCTTTATTTCAAAGAGCATGGGCTTGAGATTACAGGGTTTTATAACAGAACATACGAAAAAGCCATAAAAGCTTCCTACATGACAGCCACACAAGTATTTACAAACCCTGAGGAACTGGTGGATGCTTCTGATGTGATTTTTATAGCTATTTCTGATACATTCATAGAAGAAGTTTCTAAAAACCTTTATTCGTCGCATTTGTCACAAAAAGTAATTGGGCACTTATCAGGTGCGCTGACCTCTGATGCTATAAAAACCGAATGCAGAGGAAAATTTTCTCTTCACCCTATTCAGACGCTCAGAGGGCAGCCTGAAGATGTCCAGTTTTTGAAGGAGGCGATATTTTCTTTAGAAGGTGATGATGAAGGAAAAAAGGTTGCCAAGATAATCTTGCAGAAAATAGGGAATAAATATATAGAGCTCAAAAAAGAAGACAAAGTAGTTTATCATCTTGCAGCAACAGTTGCTTCAAATTACCTTGTGGCTCTTTTAAACTTTTCGTATTCGCTTTATAAGAAAATTGGACTCAATGATGAGGCTATTTTTTCTATAATAAAGCCTCTTTCTTCTGCATCACTTGAAAATTTTTTAAAGGATAGGCTCAACTGTTTAACAGGACCTGCCGCAAGAGGCGATGTTTTGACACTTCAAAAACACTACAATGCTTTGCCGGATGAGAAGAAAACTACTTTTTTAGAACTTTTAAAGCTTGCGGCAGACCTGATATTTGAAAAGGGAGATAAAAGTGTCTGCGAAAAACTTCAACAATTTATAAATGTAAAAGGTGGTGAAAAAAATGAACAAGGTGACAACCAAGACGCTTTTTGA
- the panB gene encoding 3-methyl-2-oxobutanoate hydroxymethyltransferase, which yields MNKVTTKTLFEKKQKGEKITMLTAYDYTFAKIFDSCSVDILLVGDSLGMVILGYDSTIPVTMDDMEHHVRAVSRGAKYSMVVADMPFLSYHTTVEEAVKNAGRLIRAGAYAVKMEGCDDVYDKIEAVIKAQIPVMGHLGLTPQSVNIFGGYDLRAKEEAEAKKLVEDAKKLEKAGVFAIVLEKVPAHVAKQVQESVKVPVIGIGAGPYCDGQVLVCYDMLGMYEDFKPKFVKRYAEVGNIIKDAVTRYIEEVKKGEFPGKEHSY from the coding sequence ATGAACAAGGTGACAACCAAGACGCTTTTTGAAAAAAAGCAAAAGGGCGAAAAGATCACCATGCTTACTGCTTACGACTATACATTCGCAAAGATATTTGATAGCTGCTCTGTGGATATCCTGCTTGTTGGTGACTCTCTCGGCATGGTGATCCTTGGCTATGACTCTACAATTCCTGTCACAATGGATGATATGGAGCACCATGTTAGGGCGGTTAGCAGAGGGGCAAAATATTCTATGGTTGTTGCTGACATGCCGTTCTTGTCATACCACACAACAGTTGAGGAAGCTGTGAAAAACGCAGGAAGGTTAATTCGTGCGGGGGCGTATGCAGTCAAGATGGAAGGCTGCGACGATGTATATGATAAAATAGAAGCTGTCATAAAAGCCCAGATACCTGTTATGGGACATTTGGGGCTGACACCCCAGTCTGTCAACATCTTTGGAGGCTATGACCTTCGAGCAAAGGAAGAAGCTGAAGCCAAAAAACTTGTGGAAGATGCTAAAAAGCTTGAGAAAGCTGGGGTATTTGCAATTGTTCTTGAAAAGGTGCCAGCTCATGTTGCAAAACAGGTTCAAGAGAGTGTAAAAGTGCCTGTAATTGGGATAGGGGCAGGACCATACTGTGATGGTCAGGTGCTTGTGTGCTATGATATGCTTGGTATGTATGAAGATTTCAAGCCGAAGTTTGTAAAAAGATATGCTGAAGTGGGGAATATAATCAAAGATGCTGTGACAAGGTACATTGAAGAGGTCAAAAAAGGAGAATTTCCAGGAAAGGAGCACAGTTACTGA
- the panC gene encoding pantoate--beta-alanine ligase: protein MVVVQKIQEMKEIVKRLKKEGKSIGFVPTMGYLHEGHLSLVRLSKQQNDITIMSIFVNPIQFGPNEDYDRYPRDFERDKSLAEKEGVDYIFYPSVKEMYPEDFKTVVSVKKITEIMCGKSRPGHFDGVATVVLKLFNIVNPDRAYFGQKDAQQLAVIKQMVKDLNLDVEIIPCPIVREQDGLAMSSRNVYLSEEERKSAAVLYRALNLAKEMIEKGEKDVSSIKRAMEEMILKEKYTKIDYIEFVNNETFEIISKVEGKVLIALAVFVGKARLIDNIVVEAK from the coding sequence ATGGTTGTTGTGCAAAAAATTCAGGAGATGAAAGAGATTGTAAAAAGACTTAAAAAAGAAGGTAAATCAATAGGTTTTGTTCCAACAATGGGATATCTGCACGAAGGACATTTGAGCTTGGTAAGGCTTTCTAAACAGCAAAACGATATTACCATTATGAGCATATTTGTAAATCCTATTCAATTTGGACCAAATGAGGATTATGACAGATACCCGCGCGACTTTGAAAGAGATAAGAGCCTTGCCGAAAAAGAAGGTGTTGACTATATATTTTATCCATCGGTAAAAGAGATGTATCCCGAAGATTTTAAAACAGTTGTGTCAGTGAAGAAAATAACAGAGATAATGTGCGGCAAGTCAAGACCAGGTCATTTTGACGGTGTTGCAACAGTCGTATTAAAGCTGTTTAACATTGTAAACCCAGACAGAGCATACTTTGGGCAAAAGGATGCCCAGCAGCTTGCTGTCATAAAGCAGATGGTAAAAGACCTAAATCTTGACGTTGAGATAATTCCATGTCCGATTGTGCGTGAACAAGATGGTCTTGCAATGAGCTCAAGAAATGTATATCTTTCTGAAGAGGAAAGAAAATCTGCAGCTGTTTTGTACAGGGCTTTGAATTTGGCAAAAGAGATGATTGAAAAAGGCGAAAAGGATGTATCAAGCATAAAAAGGGCTATGGAAGAGATGATTTTAAAAGAGAAGTACACAAAGATTGATTACATTGAGTTTGTGAACAATGAGACGTTTGAGATAATCTCAAAGGTTGAGGGAAAGGTTTTGATAGCTCTTGCCGTTTTTGTTGGAAAGGCAAGACTTATAGACAACATTGTGGTGGAGGCGAAATAG
- the panD gene encoding aspartate 1-decarboxylase codes for MFIEVLKSKIHRATVTEANLNYVGSITIDEDLMKAAGIFENEKVQVVNINNGERFETYVIKGEKGSGTICLNGAAARLVQVGDKIIIMAYCLLTMEEYYNHKPKIVFVDDKNKIVRLSDKEEQSECIC; via the coding sequence ATGTTCATTGAGGTTTTAAAGTCTAAGATTCACAGAGCAACCGTTACAGAGGCAAATCTAAACTATGTTGGTAGTATTACAATTGATGAGGACTTGATGAAAGCAGCCGGAATATTTGAAAATGAAAAGGTGCAGGTTGTGAATATAAACAACGGCGAAAGGTTCGAAACTTATGTGATAAAAGGTGAAAAAGGCAGTGGAACAATTTGCCTAAACGGTGCAGCAGCTCGCCTTGTGCAGGTGGGCGATAAGATAATCATAATGGCATACTGTCTTCTTACCATGGAAGAGTATTATAATCACAAGCCAAAGATTGTGTTTGTGGATGATAAAAACAAAATTGTAAGGCTTTCGGATAAAGAAGAGCAATCTGAATGTATTTGTTAA